The sequence AAGAATAATATAATAAAAACAGCTTTTTTCATAAACAACAAAAGTAGTATTTTTATAATAGGGAGGTATTAATATTTTTTTATTTTCTTAATCTTGAATTTTTTAAACCCTTCTTTTGTTTTTTTTTCTTTGTGCTGGGTTTAGACATATCGTGATTTGTCTTTACATTCTTTCATTATGAATCTTACATCTTGTATCTTATATCTTGTATCTAATTATTGTTTTCGTGTTTTTTTCTTTGTACTGGGTTTAGACAAATCGTGATTTGTCTCTACAATTTTACATCATGCACAGGCTGAAGACTGCGGACTGAAGACTGCCTACTGCGAACTGCTCACTTCCTCCCTCACAATCTTCCGTGAAAGCATATCTACATCTCTGTTGTAATTTTTTTTATCACTTTTCTTTTGATGTGCTTTTACTTTTATAAAATCAATATTCATGGATTCAATTATCACAATTAGTTCTTTTACCAAATCCACATTTCTTATGTCTTTACCTTTTTTTGTTAAAAAATTATTGTTTTTCAACCTTTCCTTTCTTTCGCATATCCTTACCACATATTGACTATCAGAAAATATTTTTATTAATTCAATTTTTTCAAATTTATTTTTCAGAAATTTTATAGCATCAATTACTGATAATAATTCCATTCTATTATTTGTGGTATTTTTTTCTTTTGCTGTTAATACAATTTTTTCACTACCATATAAAATAATCGCTGCCCATGCTCCAATTTTTAATTCTGTATTGCAACTTCCATCAGTATAAATCTCAAATATATTTTCTTTATTATTCATAATAAGTTGATTTTATTGTATCTAATTATTCCTGAATTAATTTTTTTTTTCTATCTTTTTAGAAATAATTTCCATTACAATTGTTTTACACAAAAGTAAAATTTTGGTTCTATGTCAAATACTGTGGGTAATCAAATTTGCCACAGATTCACAGATTACAAAATTACTCTTTTTGTAATTAGTACTTAGTGCCTCTAAGAAAACTATCAAATTTTATGATTTCTAAGATTTTTATTTTTTGAGACGAGGCGATGCCTTAGCATCAGTGAGTTGAGAAAGATAAAAATATTGCAAAAAGATAGGAATCTAATTTTGCAGAGTTTTCTTAGAGACACTACTTATAAGAAAACTCATTATTTGCCTAGCTGTATCCCATAAATTCCCTAAAGGGGAAAACCCAACTCACTGAGTGTGATGGCATCATTTTTAGGTGACAAAGGGATGAACGGAGGATATGCAGAATTTTCTTTTTTTTCTCAGAGGTACTAATTAATGAATTTTAATCTGTGAATCTGTCTTTGACAGACGTAGTCTTACTTCTATTACACTTAGCATGTCTTCGACAGACGAAGTCTGTGGCTCTAATTTTTTTTACCCACACAAATCAACATAGAACCTTCTTTTTTTGTTTTTCAAAACTAAAGGTGGAGGACTATAGGGAGGTTCTATTTTTTTTATTTTTTTTATTTTTTGCAATACTCCAAATTTTTATCATATATTGGATGTTAATTAAATATTGTTATTTTATGAATCTCGTCTTTTAAGTTGTTATTTTTTCTATTTCAATTAGCCACTTTCAGAATTTAAGTGTTTTATAAAAAACAATAATCTGCTAACTAACAAAAACAGCATGAATAATTATTATTTTAAGTTCTTTTTTCTCCTCTCTATTTCAATCATTTTATTTTCAACATCTTGCAAAAATAAAACAAAACAAGAAAGCCCTGAAGTTATTACCCCCACAAATGCACTTGACAGAATTTATGAAGAACAAAAGTTAATTGCTATAACTGATTACAGTTCAACAAATTATTTTATTTACAAAGGGCAACCTATGGGTTTTCATTATGAATTATTAAAATTATATGCAGATTTCATTGGTGTAAAACTTGAATTAAAAATTGAAAACAACCTTGACAAAGCATTTCAACA comes from Bacteroidota bacterium and encodes:
- a CDS encoding ribonuclease H; its protein translation is MNNKENIFEIYTDGSCNTELKIGAWAAIILYGSEKIVLTAKEKNTTNNRMELLSVIDAIKFLKNKFEKIELIKIFSDSQYVVRICERKERLKNNNFLTKKGKDIRNVDLVKELIVIIESMNIDFIKVKAHQKKSDKKNYNRDVDMLSRKIVREEVSSSQ